In Coleofasciculus sp. FACHB-T130, the DNA window TCCCATCGGCTCACGATGCTGAGAAATCGATTTTTTCAGCATGACCCCAGAATGCTTCCAGATTATAGAATTCCCGCTCTGGAGGCAACAAGATGTGAATGATGACATCCCCGTAATCCAACAGTATCCAGCTGCCTTCTGCCTTTCCTTCCACGCGCAGAGGCAGGCGTTGCCACTCCGTTTCTACTTTCTGTTCAATTGATTGGGCGATCGCTCTCACCTGGACTCTGGAGAAGCCGGTTGCGATCGCAAAGTAATCCGCCAGATAGGATACCTCTCCTACCTGTAGCAATACGATGTCAGCCGCTTTGCGGTCATCAGCAGCTCTGGCAGCCGTTAAAGCCAGCTCTTTGCTTGCTTTTTGTTTATCTGCATTGACAGCCAGTCGAGCAGAAGCATTCGCGTCGTCTCCGTTGGAGATGAATGCTTCGTTCCCAGTAGAGGAGGACTGTATCTTGAACTGTTCTGACATTAAATCCTGATTTCCTTGTTCAAAAACACCTATAAATTCCTTCAAAGTTGGTTCAACTCACAGCACTGTACTAGAGAGATGCTGAAGTTTCTATTTTAATTTTTGAAGTTTCGAGCCTCAGCTTTTTATGGCTTTTTTTAACTTTTCATTTCATTTATCCTTCATCCTTTCAGCTTCAGGTTGCTGCTTTTTGCTAGCGATTTGAAGTGCCCAATTACGGCTACGGATCGTTCGAGGGTGAATTAAGCAACGAGTTTCGAGGAGATATTTCAGGGAATAATCACAAGTTAGCCAAACAGCTTTGTAGAGATTTTGCCAAGCAACTTGTCTTAAAGCTTCTAACTCAGGAGTGTTACCTCTGCCTGGTTCCAGAGTATCAGCCAAAAACACGATACAACTCAATTCACTCATTCCTGGTCTGCCTAAGGTGTGATCCTGGATTGCCTGCAAAATTTCTTCATCAAATATTCCAAATTTGTCTCTAGCAACAATTGCACTAACATCTGCGTGCAATAAATGCGGATTTTCTTCATCCACCGGGTCTAATTCCAATCCTTCTTCTCGTGCCATTTGTAACAGCAGCGAAGGCTTAAA includes these proteins:
- the rsfS gene encoding ribosome silencing factor, with the translated sequence MSEQFKIQSSSTGNEAFISNGDDANASARLAVNADKQKASKELALTAARAADDRKAADIVLLQVGEVSYLADYFAIATGFSRVQVRAIAQSIEQKVETEWQRLPLRVEGKAEGSWILLDYGDVIIHILLPPEREFYNLEAFWGHAEKIDFSAS
- the yqeK gene encoding bis(5'-nucleosyl)-tetraphosphatase (symmetrical) YqeK, with amino-acid sequence MREQVLAWLADRVPAARIKHILGVERMSIELALHYQLDEKKAGTAGLMHDLAKYFKPSLLLQMAREEGLELDPVDEENPHLLHADVSAIVARDKFGIFDEEILQAIQDHTLGRPGMSELSCIVFLADTLEPGRGNTPELEALRQVAWQNLYKAVWLTCDYSLKYLLETRCLIHPRTIRSRNWALQIASKKQQPEAERMKDK